In Spirochaeta thermophila DSM 6578, the following proteins share a genomic window:
- a CDS encoding phosphoribosyltransferase yields MESSAYYFTYEDIHRTVERLARRIQESRFDPDVIVAIGTGGFIPARILRTYIEKPILTVGIAYYDVNNRPMEVPQKIQWIDEVEKKLKGRRILLVDEVDDTRSTLAYCLSELLRNEPAAISVMVLHNKRKPKKAEFPPGISQVFVGEDLEDYWVYYPWDALDIEEHYRKARAQRSPGA; encoded by the coding sequence ATGGAGAGTTCGGCATACTACTTCACCTATGAGGACATCCATCGGACCGTGGAACGCCTCGCCCGGCGTATACAGGAGTCCCGGTTCGATCCCGATGTCATCGTCGCCATAGGAACGGGAGGGTTCATACCCGCCCGCATCCTCCGCACATACATCGAGAAACCCATCCTCACCGTGGGTATCGCCTACTACGACGTGAACAACAGACCCATGGAGGTGCCTCAGAAGATCCAGTGGATCGACGAGGTGGAGAAAAAGCTCAAGGGCAGACGCATCCTCCTCGTGGACGAGGTGGACGACACACGCTCCACCCTCGCCTACTGCCTCTCGGAGCTCCTCCGCAACGAGCCCGCGGCCATCTCCGTGATGGTGCTCCACAACAAACGGAAGCCCAAGAAGGCGGAGTTTCCCCCCGGTATATCACAGGTGTTCGTGGGAGAGGATCTCGAGGACTACTGGGTCTATTACCCCTGGGACGCCCTCGACATAGAGGAACACTACAGGAAGGCGAGGGCTCAGCGCTCCCCTGGAGCGTAG
- a CDS encoding ABC transporter ATP-binding protein, which produces MPKVQSLELKGITKVFPQVVANSDVSFSVRAGEIVGLLGENGAGKTTLMNILYGLYQPTSGSILVDGREVRFRSPADAIRAGIGMVPQHSMLVENHTVLENLVLADPSLPFLFPHRAMRRKVEAILARYGFPLDLDAFVWELSAGQRQRVEIVKALIQGSDVLILDEPTSVLTPQETQELFSVLREFAAQGHAVILISHKLEEIFQVCGRVVVLRKGRVVGEASTASIDKRELARMMVGREVVFSVDRRPVEPGGVVLEVEDLVVRGDRGETAVEGVSFTIRRHQVLGVAGVSGNGQKELVEAITGLRRPVSGVIRLKGHGVTGATPRVLHALGVGHIPEERLRFGTVPNLLIYENAVLKHHHMRPFSDVVFLNVRSMEEHARRIVDDFGVEAPSIYARTGNLSGGNIQKLILGREMSRKPDLLVASHPTYGLDVGATEYIRRQILRQRDEGAAVLLVSEDLEEILELSDLIGVMYRGRMVFLAPAEEVDVEEIGYHMAGVEARV; this is translated from the coding sequence ATGCCGAAGGTCCAATCCCTCGAGCTCAAGGGGATCACCAAGGTCTTCCCCCAGGTGGTGGCCAACAGTGATGTCTCGTTCTCCGTGAGGGCGGGCGAGATCGTGGGCCTCCTCGGAGAGAACGGGGCAGGGAAGACCACGCTCATGAACATCCTCTACGGCCTCTACCAACCCACCTCGGGTTCCATCCTCGTGGACGGCCGTGAAGTCCGCTTCCGCTCCCCTGCGGACGCGATACGGGCGGGCATCGGCATGGTGCCCCAGCACTCCATGCTGGTGGAGAACCACACCGTGCTCGAGAACCTCGTCCTGGCGGACCCATCCCTTCCGTTCTTGTTCCCCCACAGGGCGATGAGGCGGAAGGTGGAGGCGATCCTCGCACGGTATGGGTTTCCTCTCGATCTCGATGCCTTCGTGTGGGAGCTCTCGGCCGGGCAGCGACAGCGCGTGGAGATCGTGAAGGCCTTGATCCAGGGGTCCGACGTGCTCATATTGGACGAGCCCACCTCGGTCCTCACCCCCCAGGAGACGCAGGAGCTCTTCTCGGTGTTGCGGGAGTTCGCGGCCCAGGGACACGCGGTGATCCTCATCTCGCACAAGCTGGAGGAGATCTTCCAGGTGTGCGGCCGTGTGGTGGTCCTGCGGAAGGGCCGGGTGGTGGGCGAGGCCTCTACGGCCTCGATCGACAAGCGGGAGCTCGCCCGCATGATGGTGGGCCGGGAGGTGGTCTTCTCAGTGGATCGGCGTCCCGTGGAGCCGGGGGGGGTGGTGCTCGAGGTGGAGGACCTGGTGGTCCGGGGTGACAGGGGTGAGACCGCGGTGGAGGGGGTGAGCTTCACGATAAGGCGGCATCAGGTGTTGGGCGTCGCGGGCGTGTCGGGGAACGGGCAGAAGGAGCTCGTGGAGGCCATCACCGGCCTGAGGAGGCCTGTGTCGGGAGTGATACGGCTGAAGGGACACGGTGTCACCGGAGCGACCCCCCGCGTGCTCCACGCCCTGGGGGTGGGGCACATCCCCGAAGAGCGACTCCGGTTCGGGACCGTGCCCAATCTCCTCATCTATGAGAACGCGGTCCTCAAACACCACCACATGAGGCCGTTTTCCGACGTGGTCTTTCTCAACGTCCGTTCCATGGAGGAGCACGCCCGTAGGATCGTGGACGACTTCGGGGTGGAGGCCCCTTCGATCTATGCCCGCACCGGGAACCTCTCCGGGGGGAACATCCAGAAACTCATCCTGGGGAGGGAGATGAGTCGGAAGCCGGACCTCCTGGTGGCCTCGCACCCCACGTATGGGCTCGACGTGGGGGCCACGGAGTACATACGGAGGCAGATCCTCAGGCAGCGCGACGAGGGGGCGGCGGTCCTCCTCGTCTCCGAGGACCTCGAGGAAATCCTGGAGCTTTCTGACCTCATCGGCGTCATGTACCGTGGGAGGATGGTCTTCCTCGCCCCGGCAGAGGAGGTGGACGTGGAGGAGATCGGCTATCACATGGCAGGCGTGGAGGCCCGCGTATGA
- a CDS encoding ABC transporter permease — protein MRVQIERRLEAGMAFSAAVIGFALAGGLLVVGFLFLLKGADPLHVIVKVFSGSFGSVYGLKETLAKAIPLVLIGVGLCIPFQAKFWNIGAEGQLLAGAVAATWYALNVAHAFPLWVNLPLMMLSGALGGALWSSIPVLLKERFGVNEVIATLMLNYIAFELVTLLVVGPWRGATQQGYPYTDDFPLSARIPLLPGTRIHLFTLVVALVAVGVAWIILYRTRLGYEVRVVGESRDAARYAGIHTGPVLLFAMALSGALAGLAGVGEVAAIHYHLSYPANISAGYGFTGIIVAWLARRNPVLVPLTAFFFAGIAVGGDALQISVGLPASTVQVFNGILLLSLVAAEFFLNYRIVIRSGRI, from the coding sequence ATGAGGGTGCAGATCGAACGGAGACTCGAGGCGGGGATGGCCTTCTCCGCCGCCGTCATCGGCTTCGCTCTGGCGGGAGGGTTGCTGGTGGTGGGGTTCCTCTTCCTCCTCAAGGGGGCAGACCCCCTGCACGTGATCGTCAAGGTGTTTTCCGGATCCTTCGGCAGTGTGTACGGCCTCAAGGAGACCCTCGCGAAGGCCATCCCCCTCGTGCTCATCGGTGTGGGGTTGTGCATCCCCTTCCAGGCGAAGTTCTGGAACATCGGCGCCGAGGGCCAACTCCTCGCCGGCGCCGTGGCCGCCACGTGGTACGCCCTCAACGTGGCCCATGCCTTTCCGCTGTGGGTGAACCTCCCGCTCATGATGCTCTCAGGCGCACTCGGAGGGGCCCTCTGGTCTTCGATCCCGGTGCTCCTCAAGGAGCGCTTCGGGGTCAACGAGGTGATCGCCACCCTCATGCTCAACTACATCGCGTTCGAGCTGGTCACCCTGCTCGTGGTGGGTCCGTGGAGGGGAGCGACCCAGCAGGGGTACCCCTATACGGACGATTTTCCCCTCTCGGCGCGCATCCCCCTCCTCCCGGGTACCCGCATTCACCTCTTCACCCTCGTAGTGGCCCTGGTGGCCGTGGGGGTGGCATGGATCATCCTCTACCGGACGAGGTTGGGCTACGAAGTGCGCGTGGTGGGAGAGAGCCGGGATGCCGCGCGCTACGCCGGGATCCATACCGGCCCGGTGCTCCTCTTCGCCATGGCCCTCTCCGGGGCCCTCGCGGGTCTCGCGGGTGTGGGTGAGGTGGCCGCGATCCACTACCACCTCTCGTATCCCGCGAATATCTCGGCCGGATACGGGTTCACCGGGATCATCGTCGCATGGCTCGCACGGCGGAATCCGGTCCTCGTGCCGCTCACCGCCTTTTTCTTCGCCGGTATCGCGGTGGGAGGGGATGCGCTTCAGATCTCGGTGGGGCTTCCCGCCTCCACCGTCCAGGTCTTCAACGGCATCCTCCTCCTCTCGCTCGTTGCAGCGGAGTTCTTCCTCAACTATCGCATCGTGATCCGATCCGGGAGGATCTGA
- a CDS encoding ABC transporter permease produces MDMTLLHSLLQRTLVAGTPLLLGILGEVLTERAGILNLGIEGLMSVGAVVAFMVGFSTGSALLAVLAAMAAAALLAGVHAFFSVSLRGNQVVSGLALAMVGTGIASVWGKSYIGMRQPVRVAPLDVPFLSEIPVVGVLFSQSAFFYLGLVLAVLLWFFFYHTRGGVILRSVGEHPRAAESEGVPVQRVRILATVTGGAFSGLAGAQLVLSYTASWTEGVVGGRGWIVVALTIFSLWHPLRAVWGAFLFGGIFVLQYVLQPWGFSPNLLAMLPYFATLLILTTEGLRRERRRGREPAMLGEPYAPGER; encoded by the coding sequence ATGGACATGACCCTGCTTCATTCGCTCCTCCAGAGGACCCTCGTCGCCGGGACCCCCCTCCTTCTCGGCATCCTGGGCGAAGTGCTCACCGAACGGGCCGGTATCCTCAACCTGGGTATCGAGGGACTCATGTCGGTGGGAGCGGTGGTGGCCTTCATGGTGGGGTTCTCCACGGGAAGCGCCCTCCTCGCGGTGCTCGCGGCCATGGCGGCCGCAGCCCTGCTCGCCGGAGTGCACGCCTTCTTCTCGGTGAGCCTCCGAGGCAATCAAGTGGTGTCCGGTCTCGCCCTCGCTATGGTGGGCACCGGTATCGCGAGCGTGTGGGGCAAGTCCTACATCGGCATGCGTCAGCCGGTACGGGTCGCTCCCCTCGATGTCCCCTTCCTCTCTGAGATCCCCGTCGTCGGGGTGCTCTTTTCTCAGAGCGCCTTCTTCTACCTTGGGCTCGTGCTCGCAGTGCTCCTCTGGTTCTTCTTCTATCATACCCGAGGCGGGGTGATCCTACGATCGGTGGGTGAGCATCCGCGGGCAGCCGAGAGCGAAGGAGTGCCGGTACAACGGGTGAGAATTCTCGCCACGGTGACAGGGGGGGCGTTTTCGGGGCTCGCGGGGGCCCAGCTCGTGCTCTCGTACACGGCCTCGTGGACCGAGGGCGTGGTGGGAGGTCGTGGGTGGATCGTGGTGGCGCTCACCATTTTCTCGCTGTGGCATCCCCTGCGGGCGGTCTGGGGAGCCTTCCTCTTCGGCGGGATCTTCGTGCTGCAGTACGTGCTCCAGCCGTGGGGGTTCTCCCCCAACCTCCTTGCGATGCTCCCCTATTTCGCCACCCTCCTCATCCTCACGACCGAAGGGCTGCGGAGGGAGCGGCGGAGAGGACGTGAACCCGCCATGCTGGGAGAGCCCTACGCTCCAGGGGAGCGCTGA
- a CDS encoding ABC transporter substrate-binding protein: MKRLLSIVLVVLTVSTFVFAQGGGEKTIKVGVIMPTSGTLSTYGVDTTNAIKLAAEEINAAGGVNGVPIEVIVEDDEGNPEKTKAAYLKLVTQDNVAAIVGPLTSNCTLAVVDSAQSDQVPLITPTATNDQVTLAGDYIFRACFIDSFQGTVVAKFAYENLGARKAAVLFDVANDYSSGIANNFKDAFTALGGEVVAFESYQTGDKDFNAQLTKIKAQDPDVLFLPDYYNTVALIAKQARAQGMDIPLLGADGWDGITDVAGPEVANSYFSNHYSPESDDKDVQEFVKKYSEKFGKTPSALAALGYDAMEILGEALKKAGSTDPQAIRDALAQVEGKFVTGYIRFDENRNPVKSAVVNAITEEGGNLVVKYAATVNP, translated from the coding sequence ATGAAGAGACTGCTCTCCATTGTGCTGGTAGTGTTGACGGTCTCCACGTTCGTGTTCGCGCAGGGTGGTGGAGAAAAGACCATCAAGGTCGGCGTGATCATGCCCACGAGCGGCACCCTCTCCACCTACGGCGTGGACACCACCAACGCCATCAAGCTCGCGGCGGAGGAGATCAATGCCGCAGGCGGCGTGAACGGTGTGCCCATCGAGGTCATCGTGGAGGACGACGAGGGTAATCCCGAGAAGACCAAGGCGGCTTATCTCAAGCTCGTCACCCAGGACAACGTGGCTGCCATCGTAGGGCCCCTCACCTCGAACTGCACGCTCGCAGTGGTCGACTCCGCCCAGTCCGACCAGGTGCCCCTCATCACCCCCACCGCCACCAACGACCAGGTGACGCTCGCAGGCGACTACATCTTCCGGGCCTGCTTCATCGACTCGTTCCAGGGGACCGTGGTGGCGAAGTTCGCCTATGAGAACCTCGGCGCCCGCAAGGCCGCGGTGCTCTTCGACGTGGCGAACGACTATTCCTCCGGCATCGCCAACAACTTCAAGGACGCCTTCACCGCCCTCGGCGGCGAGGTGGTGGCCTTCGAGTCCTACCAGACCGGCGACAAGGACTTCAATGCCCAGCTCACCAAGATAAAGGCGCAGGATCCCGACGTCCTCTTCCTGCCCGACTACTACAACACCGTGGCCCTCATCGCAAAGCAGGCTCGGGCCCAGGGGATGGACATCCCGCTCCTGGGTGCCGACGGCTGGGACGGGATCACCGACGTGGCCGGTCCCGAGGTTGCCAACTCCTACTTCTCCAACCACTACTCGCCCGAGTCCGACGACAAGGACGTACAGGAGTTCGTGAAGAAGTACTCCGAGAAGTTCGGCAAGACTCCGAGCGCCCTCGCGGCCCTGGGCTACGATGCCATGGAAATCCTTGGCGAGGCCCTCAAGAAGGCGGGGAGCACCGATCCCCAGGCGATCCGCGACGCCCTCGCCCAGGTCGAAGGCAAGTTCGTCACCGGGTACATCAGGTTCGACGAGAACCGCAATCCGGTGAAGTCCGCGGTGGTGAACGCCATCACGGAAGAGGGTGGAAACCTCGTGGTGAAGTACGCCGCCACGGTCAACCCGTGA